The Branchiostoma floridae strain S238N-H82 chromosome 1, Bfl_VNyyK, whole genome shotgun sequence sequence TGCCAGTCCCTTCCACTCCCAAGGATGTGAACTTCTGCTCGTTTCCTGACAACTTGACCTTGATCATCAATGAAGTCAACATGAATGCCAACAACAGGACAGGAAGCCAGGACTACATAGAATTGTGGGATGGGGGAGTAGGCAACACTCCACTAGGTAAGATTTCTTGCATTGGCTGATGCTGGGGAGACCCCTTTCTGTCAATGACAATACTGCAGGGTCAGTGATAGGTGCCTCCCATCACTTTGTGTCATAAAAAATCACAACCTATTTTTGATTTGATATTAAGTGTTCATCACAGTTTAAGCCATATATACAGTCTGATTTGTTTTTAGATGAAAAAAGACGGTAAAGATCTAATTTGTCCACAAATCTCCATCATCAGTATTCTTTATCAAATGATTTTAGTTGATTGTGGATACTTTAAACAGCAATTTTTTATTCTGCTATAACAGATGGTGTAGAAGTGATCCTGTATGGGGGTCATGATGGGACCGTGTACAGGTTCTTCAGTCTGCTGGGTTACACCACAGACAACCTGGGATACTTTGTCATCGGGACCTCCTCTCTCAACCCTTCTCCTCAGCTGGTTGTGACAGAAGGTACAGGCAAGTTTTAGCCTTGACATACTAGTGCCNNNNNNNNNNNNNNNNNNNNNNNNNNNNNNNNNNNNNNNNNNNNNNNNNNNNNNNNNNNNNNNNNNNNNNNNNNNNNNNNNNNNNNNNNNNNNNNNNNNNNNNNNNNNNNNNNNNNNNNNNNNNNNNNNNNNNNNNNNNNNNNNNNNNNNNCTATCATTGACTTAATGTTGATAACATGACCAGTACTATCTTTCAAGAGGAGATACATGCTTTTCTGTAATACTTCTCCATTTGGAGTTGTATGGACTATTCCTTTTTATCAAAGTGACAATAGGCAAACCATGATCCATAAAAAGAAATTATGGTCACCTCGTTCTTATAACATATTAATTGTGTCTTTTCTAGCTCCAGACCAAGAAGAAGGTTCTGCTAACATGACTGGTTTCATACAGCATGGCTCTGGTGCTGTGGCCCTGTATGGACATGTGGGCACCTTCTCCTTTGGTATGACAGCCACCAACACCAGCCTGATTGATGCAGTAGTCTATGGTACACAGGACCACCCTGCACAGGGGCTACTAGATGTGCTCACCCCAGGTAAAATATTGATGGCCATTTTGGGGGCTGCATCCATAGACAATTGCAAGATTCATGTAGTATTTCTTCCAGTATTCCTTCTTTCGTATGCAATATAGACATGAAGCAATGATGATATAATAGAAGATGTGCTAATAAAAGTAATCTTTTTTCAGGTCAACATCAGGTGGATGTACCTGTTTCCTCTTCCGTTGCCGTCAGTATCAGCAGGTGTGAACAAACCTGTTGTGCAAGACTCAACTCAACCTCCTTCAGTCTGACCCCTCCCACTCCACGGGTGGCAAATAATTGTTCAGTCCCACTGTCATCTCCAACGGGCCCTCCTGCAGCGACAGAGTCTGTGACAAGGCCATGTAAGTGTGATCGTTTAGGTTTAGTTGCAGCCTGCAACTTGTTCACATGGTGCTATATCGCCAAAGTGCAATTTGCTGCTCAGCAGCTAGGTGGCTCTGTATGCTTTAGCCTGCCTGTACAATGCATTAACAGTCATCTTATTGGCCCATCTGTGTCTCCACAGTTGTATTGGTTAACAAATAATCAGGCGGGCTAAAGATTGAAATTTAACTTGTGGATTCTATTGTAGTTTTTTCCCTTTACAAGAAATTAATGTTAACAGACGTCAGTTCTATTGCTCTAGTCTAATTGTAGCTGTTGTAGTTAACTTTTAGCTAACACTCTGAAGACACTATGCATGGCTTCCTGCAATTTTTGCTAGTTCAGATATGTTCAGATGAGTTGAGATGCGCTGTCAGTATGTCACTTCTGGCTTGTAGGCAGCTGGGAAGGGCACTGCCCTCCTCAGTGTCTGGACGCTCAAAATGTGCACATATGTTGTAAATATGCATTTCAATGTAAAAATACTGCTATTGTCACATGCAATGAGAAAATGCCCCATTTTGATTTCATACGGTCTTTAAGATTGAAGCTACAAGCCAGCTCATGACAGCAActgaatcagcaccaaggagaagaTAAATCATTGTACCCATTAGGGAGGTACACACTTGTCTTTTGTTGCTATTTCATTATGGAAAATAAGTTGTGAATTGGCAATCTATTCGCATAATTAGAGGCTACATGGTTTGATGAATAACATGTTCTGTAggatattttcatttcatatttgtGACCAACAACTGCTCGATCCCAACAGTAAACAGCACGACTACAGCTCTGCCCCTGAGTGAAACTGGCACAGCATCACCAAGTACTACTAATGCTACAACCTTCCCAGCTACTACAAGTACTACCAACCAAACCATTCCAATTCCAATTACAGCCAACAACTCTACAAGTACCAGCAAGTACGAACCTACTACGAGTAGCACCATACATCCAAGTGCTACAAATGCTTCTGTTAACCCAATGACTTCAACTGCCAGTACTACCATCAACTCAACTTCTACGAGCACTATTATTCACCTACCTACTACAAGTAGAACAACAACCATACATCCAACCACTACAAATCCCCCAGCTACTTCTTCTCCTGCGCCTACAACGACAACTGAAGGCACCATGGCATGGCCCACACTGCCTGCCAATGCCCCCCAAATAGTCATCAATGAATTAAACGCAGACTCGCCCAGAGCTGATGTTCAGGAGTTCCTGGAACTGTTTGACCTTGGAGCTGGGGGCACACCACTGGATGGATATTGTCTGGTATTCTACAATGGAGCATCAGGAGTGTCTTATGAGACAGTAGACCTCACAGGATACAGGTttgttgtaatgttttacatAAGATTAGATTCACCAAATACAATTAGCATTTTTCTTATCAGAATATGACTTCCATGGTTATAGTTTATTTTCTTGCTTACATGCCAATGCTTCTCTTCTAAACAGAACAAGCCAGGAAGGCTATTTCACTGTTGGCAGCAGCAGAGTTTCACCAACTCCAGATATGACCATAGACTTCAACTTCATCCAGAATGGTCCTGATGCAGTTGGACTGTACTTTGCCCCAGTCGGAAACTTTCCCACTAGCTCAGCACCTACAACACAGGGTCTGGTGGATGTGGTCGTGTATGGAAATGGGGAGGCAAATGCCAGGTGAGGATTTTTTATTTGACTTATGGTAGATTTAACCTTTTATTTTTTGGTTCAGCCACATCATAGCATACAGCTGAGGCTACCCAAATAAAAGCGCTACCGGTAGTTTTGGTGATGAGAATTGCCTTACTTTGACGAATTTCAGGCAAAACCAAAGCAAAGGTTTTGGGCCTACATTGCACATTGTCAGTCAACAAGTCTTTGGACTAGGATAGGTGTCATGGAATTGGAGATTTTGGGTCAGTAATGGGGCAATTCAAATGCTCAAAATACCATACAGCAGATAACACACACCATTGGACTTGACATTTGCATTGAATTTTGTGCAGCCCTCAATGGTATTCATTTCAACCATGGTATATCTGGAGGAcattttaaaaaagtttttctGAACAAAATAACCCAATTTCTGGTGGCAATTCTACTGTACCAAAATATGAATGTAGTAGAAAAAGCAGTTATATTCCCATAACTTCTCAGTTCTTAAGTAGGATACTACATTTCCCAGGAATCTGCTGGACATTCTTGCTCCTGGGCAGACCAAGATCCAGGAGGACAGCAGGCACCTGAACAGGGATGAGACCATCTCCAGGTGTCTGTCCAACAACACAGTGGACCTGTATGCCTTTGTACTGGACACACCCTCACCTGGTGGGTAATTTCTGATGTATTTGATATTAGCTGCCCATGGAATAAGATTGTGAATATATATGTGTGATTACTTCATTCTGTACATTCCCAAGCTCATCATGTTGAACACCACAAGTTCATCGAACATAACCTTGATTAGAGAACACTTCTTTTGGGTTGCAACTTTGATCTTGATCTCAGTACCTTGATCATTCTTGATCTGTCTGTGGCATAAACCATTAAAATTGCTCCTCACTTGCCTCCCCACACAGGCTCCAGGAATAACTGCACACTCCCCAACATTGTCATAAATGAGATCAATGCTGACGAGCAAGGCTTGGACAGGGCAGAATTTATTGAGCTTTACACTCCAGGAAGATCATACGCCTCACTGGATGGTATTGTCTTGGTCCTGTACAACGGTGATTTAGGGGGAACATCCTACAGAACAATTGACCTGCGAAACCAGAGAACTGATGAGAATGGTTACTTTGTAATTGGTGGGATAGACGTGCCCAACAGAGACATGACAATCATCCAACATGCCGGGTTCATACAGAACGGTCCTGATGCAATGGCTCTCCACCGAGGATACGCCTCTCAATTTCCGTACAGAACACCTGTCACAGCAGAAAACATCATTGATGCAGTCGTGTATGGTAAAACTGATGAGCCAGGTGATCACCTACTGGAGGTTCTGTTACCAGGACAGCACCTGATTCAGGAAGATCAGGGTTTCCAAGACGGAGATGAGAGTATAAGTCGTTGTCAGTGCTGTGCCCCACTCAATGCTGCCTCTTTCAGACTTACTATCCCTACCCCAGGAGAGCCCAATGATTGTGTCTCGCCCATACCTTCAGACCTTCCCACCCTGGTCATCAATGAGATCAACGTTGATATGAAGAACAAGGATGATGCAGAGTTTGTAGAACTCAGAGGGGATGCAAATGCCAATGTTAGCAGCTTGTTGTTGGTCTTCTTCAGTGGCACAGATGCCAAGTCATATCTTacacttgaacttgaaggaaCAACAGATGCAGATGGCTACTTTCTCATTGGTCACCCCAACAGGACCCCTCCTCCTGATGTTTCATTGCCATCGAGACAAGGAGGAGTAATCAAGGTAATGCAAGACTATTGTCAGGTTTGACCCAATGACTacctagtacatttgtatgtgtttttctGGTTGTTTAATCACTAAAAACATCCAACAAGTGGAATCTGCCTAATTATTGACTTTACTTAATATTCATGTTTTAGATACCCCTTTCCTTTCAGAGAGAGCATTTTGAAAACACATTTCACAGTTTCACATCATTTTCTTTGATTCTGACTAGTTGACTGTAGCTTATAATGACTTTTTACATGTTCATGTGGTACTACTTTgatggaattgtacaattttttAACAGGAGCTTGCCAATGGTATTGGTCTTTACTACGGAAGTAAGACACACTTCCCAATGAGGACAAATGTGACAGCTAGAAACCTCCTGGATGCTGTAGTCTACACCACCAACAGGGCAGTCACCAGCCAGGTACTTCTTGACACGCTCACACCTGGGCAGGACATTCTGGTGGAAGAGTACAGGTGAGAGGATGGCACTACAGTGTTATCAAGGACAATCCTAGAGACATCAGAGTAGAGAGAACAATATGCATTCTTAAACATTGATTACTTCAGTGTCTTGCATTTTATAGCTATCTATTTTACAGTTATTTAATATTAAATACCTTGACAATTGACAATGTTtaaacatactactagtatataattaCTTGTTTAATCATTGCTGCAAAGCTTCTTATTTCTAATCAAAACTTTTGCAGCTTTTCCCTGTTATTGGAACTAACATCATGTACAATTTGAATGAACGTTTTCAGCTACTTGGACAATGATGACTCCCTGAGTCGCTGCCAGTGCTGCGCCAGTACAAGAGAGAACGACAAGTACGTTCTGTCACCATCTTCACCTGGCAAAGCCAACATCTGCCCCAGCAAGCAATACTCCACAACCATCCAGGTCAAGCTGGGTAATGCTAACTGCACTGTCTTCAAGAGGAACCTCACTTTGTTTGAGGAACTGAAGAAAGTTGTGGCCACTGGAATTGAGACCCGTTGTCAGTGTGGATTTACTGTGGCCTACCTGGCTGGTAAGAAGGCATTAAAATATTAAATATATTTAGATTCAGCAGTTTGAGTAGAAATGAATGCATGTTATTTCTTAGTGATTATGACTATAAGAATTGATGCATTTGCAGCTGTTGGTAACTATGAAGAAAAATTCATCTTCGTTGCATTCTTTTGCTAAGTTGTCCCAGTAGCCTACATTTGTTGTCACTCATGCCCTGTGATAATTCAACATGGCTAGATGCTGAGGTCATATGTGGAAGCACCATCCTGAATGCCACCCTACAAGCAGTCACTGCAGAACAGCTTGACTCCTTCAGACTGGGTTATGAGAAATTTGTGGACAAGACAGCGTACCTGACTGTCGGGGGACAATCCTACAGTGTGGAGCCATGCACGTACAGCTGTCTGCCTGTAACAAGAAGGAAACCTCAAGGTCTGGAATATGTTGATGTACCTCGCAGACAATGTCACAACATGTTCAAAGCTTTCAATTGTGAACTTTGTTGTACAACTTTACTTTATCATTATTGCCAGGTGATAttcaaaaaacaattttttaccTTTCAGGTTTGTCTCCTGGTGTTAAGGCAGCCATTGGTATTTGTTGCAGCCTCGCAGTCATTGTGCTTCTCTTAGGCGCTCTTTATGTGTGGAATAGAAGAAGGTGAGTTTTCTTTTTCCATGGTTAGGATAAAATATGTTAAAGAAAACCACTTTCTACCATGGATTTAAGAAAATTAGGACTCATTAGCCTGATGATATTCAATGAACTGCACCTGTCATAAGATTTTTTAAACCTTTTGACTTCTTTTACTCAGCCAAGGAAAATCCAATCCTGAGTGGAGGGAGAGCTGGTCACTTAGCAACCCTGCAGAACTGGCTCCAGCCTACAGCATTGCTAGTTTTGACAACCCTCTGTACGACGACGAATCCTCGGTTAaaaactctggcttcctttgaAACTACagaaagctgtttgtttggggTTTGAAACCTGTCTGAGCTTTCTTGGTGCCAAATATGTTATTTGCGGGGTGCTTGCaatatcataaaacatatcaagCTGACTGTAATATCAGAAACATATCACTACTTTATTGCTTTAATAAATCCCAGGAATTGCTGATTACTGATTACAAACTGCAGTGCAGGTTTGCATAAAGTTTCAGGGTCTATAACCAGGCTTAGTTTTGTCTTTCCAATAGAAATATACATTAAGGAAGTATTGCTTATGAAACTTTCATAGCCTTAATTTCTCTCAAAGATTTATTTACCATCTTTAGCAATCCAAATACCCATTATGTACATTGGTATAATGACAATCATCTCTGAGTTAAAATCTTGCTTGCTTTGCCATTAAATGATATTGGAAATGTATTTGAAGTTCTACAGGAAATTACATGCAGCTTTTGTATACCAAGATGCATTTGTAGACACTTTGCCTTGTAAACAGACACCAAGCTAAGGAGCTGAATATTTATCATCATTAGCATCCATTCATTTTTTGTGGGACATAAAATGTACTAGGAAAGACAATTTGTGTCATGCAAAAGCAAAATGTTGACCAATGTGTTTTGATAAGTGAGAGGTGTcattttaaatacatgtattacattttataTGATATCATGCTGAATATTGTTGTAGATATGCCAATATAGATAATTGTGTGAACTTTTAAAAATACTCTTTATCATTCCTGTTATAGCttctaaagtacatgtagtctatCAGCCCTCTTTAAAATGAGGGTAATGTTAAACCAGAATTTCCATATTTTTTTACCTATGCAATTTATGTTACTTCCATTGTTGTGGCATACCATTGTCATTATCAAAATTATATGTACATATCAATGATGAGTCACTGTCtgtagtatatacatgtacatgtagtttacaaATTCAGTTGTACACAGGACTTTCTTCCTGATGTGGATAACAGAAATCTGTTTCATTCAAGTAAACAAAAATAGTGGGAAGTTGACATTTTACTCAAGAAGTATTTAAACTGTAAAGATTTGTCAGTGATATTTTTGGAAATTTATACTGTAATTTGTCTATGTGCAATATGTATGATCAAAGAAAGAgttgttttgtgatattaaAGATTGAAGTGATTTTAAATCAACAGTGTGTACTATTGTCTGACTATTCTATTTAATCTTTGATGTGTGAAACTTTGGGATGTAAATTTTAAGATGAGGGTGGTTGATTTTAAAATGGACAAAAAGGGGTAAATTGCAGACAATTGTAACCTAGGATTCTTCTTCTACAGCTGATAATGCCATGTAAGAGCATACATAACTTTTATGGGACATGACAGGGAGTTTGCAATGGTAAATGTTgctgaaaatatatataaagtGATTTGGAAgatttcatttaattttttttccatgaatTTATGATTGGTAATTGAACAGACCActctgattttttttgccaagaagtttgatatgttttcagCAGCATTCGTGTATGTGTGGGTGTGTCTGTCAGTCTATGAccatgataactcaagaagggtaAGGTCTTGAAGAGACCGTAAAGTATCAAATTACATTTTGGGCTGTTAAATGATTGCAGCTTCATAGTCAGTTATTAGTTCGAGAGGAACAATAATGGTATGAACAATGCGAAACATGACCAAATTGGCATAACTAACAGGAAAACTATACCAGCATAGTAGTAAATgattacatactagtactagtgatAGATGTAGGTTAGATACAGGTGAATATCATCAGACATGGATTATGTTAATTTTTgatacaatttgcataattagtaagGATGGTTAGAATAGCTTCCTGGAGGatatttgtgatttttttaaaagatatgcTTCATGCTAATAATAAGCGTATTTCTTAATGATATGCTTAACCAATTATGTAACATTACTTACGTTAACGTTATACTGTTATTAAGTTAAGATATCTTgggagggtttttaggtgatgaTTATTTAGTAGAAAGGTTTTGTTCTTTGAACACAATTTTAGGCGAAGTCTTGACAACATTGATATTGAGATGTTCTGGCATTACGTAACATCTCATCATGGGTTTAGTCTTCTCCAGAATCCTCTGGGGTCTGATTAGATTTTGCCAGAGGACTGAGGAGTCAGCCAGCCAAAGCAGCTGCAGCTGGCCTGTCATAccgttataacgttatgtatttatttttgcCCTAACGTTATGTTTGATATTTTGCCCATGTGGACAGGCGTATAGGTAAttatcatttgtcaaattttggcctATGTCTAAATTAATAGATCCCTCACAGGAGCCTGAGTGAGCCCAAGGA is a genomic window containing:
- the LOC118410187 gene encoding uncharacterized protein LOC118410187, which encodes MACMFFSDANGPNAVALYQGRRTSFLRGTLAANASLIDAVVYSSGQNTSLHNLTNVLTPGRNQVAVNLPRHRNGSATSRCRGEHGVTYVPVPSTPKDVNFCSFPDNLTLIINEVNMNANNRTGSQDYIELWDGGVGNTPLDGVEVILYGGHDGTVYRFFSLLGYTTDNLGYFVIGTSSLNPSPQLVVTEAPDQEEGSANMTGFIQHGSGAVALYGHVGTFSFGMTATNTSLIDAVVYGTQDHPAQGLLDVLTPGQHQVDVPVSSSVAVSISRCEQTCCARLNSTSFSLTPPTPRVANNCSVPLSSPTGPPAATESVTRPLNSTTTALPLSETGTASPSTTNATTFPATTSTTNQTIPIPITANNSTSTSKYEPTTSSTIHPSATNASVNPMTSTASTTINSTSTSTIIHLPTTSRTTTIHPTTTNPPATSSPAPTTTTEGTMAWPTLPANAPQIVINELNADSPRADVQEFLELFDLGAGGTPLDGYCLVFYNGASGVSYETVDLTGYRTSQEGYFTVGSSRVSPTPDMTIDFNFIQNGPDAVGLYFAPVGNFPTSSAPTTQGLVDVVVYGNGEANARNLLDILAPGQTKIQEDSRHLNRDETISRCLSNNTVDLYAFVLDTPSPGSRNNCTLPNIVINEINADEQGLDRAEFIELYTPGRSYASLDGIVLVLYNGDLGGTSYRTIDLRNQRTDENGYFVIGGIDVPNRDMTIIQHAGFIQNGPDAMALHRGYASQFPYRTPVTAENIIDAVVYGKTDEPGDHLLEVLLPGQHLIQEDQGFQDGDESISRCQCCAPLNAASFRLTIPTPGEPNDCVSPIPSDLPTLVINEINVDMKNKDDAEFVELRGDANANVSSLLLVFFSGTDAKSYLTLELEGTTDADGYFLIGHPNRTPPPDVSLPSRQGGVIKELANGIGLYYGSKTHFPMRTNVTARNLLDAVVYTTNRAVTSQVLLDTLTPGQDILVEEYSYLDNDDSLSRCQCCASTRENDKYVLSPSSPGKANICPSKQYSTTIQVKLGNANCTVFKRNLTLFEELKKVVATGIETRCQCGFTVAYLADAEVICGSTILNATLQAVTAEQLDSFRLGYEKFVDKTAYLTVGGQSYSVEPCTYSCLPVTRRKPQGLSPGVKAAIGICCSLAVIVLLLGALYVWNRRSQGKSNPEWRESWSLSNPAELAPAYSIASFDNPLYDDESSVKNSGFL